The sequence below is a genomic window from Cicer arietinum cultivar CDC Frontier isolate Library 1 chromosome 6, Cicar.CDCFrontier_v2.0, whole genome shotgun sequence.
GCAATTAACCTTAAAATGACGAttaaaaatgaacaaattgaatatttatttatttatggatATGATAAAgcagtttatttatttttgtgagtGGTATTAGTACATGCCAAGCTTTGACAGTATGATCCCACACTGCATATGCATCAAGTTTTGGCTTAATAGTAGGCTTTATCAAATCACGGTGACTCACTATAGTTCTAGCAAAACCACTGTGACACCAAACATACACGAATTCACAATGCATTAGCCTTGTTTTGCAGGCATTGAAGCACATTGTCATAGCTTTTTGTGAAAGAATCCAGCACCTCATGTTGCAATTGTGATCCAACATAACTCCAATCAACCCCCAACTTCTCAATTGCATTGTAAATGTGTTCAGCCTCTGATACTTTTGAATCAATGGTTCTTGAAACAATACCATGGTCCATAAATGCTTTAAGAGCATGTTCTGGTAAGGTTGAAATCTGTATGATATGCACCAAACAATAACAACTTCAATTCAGTAAccttataataaataaatgattgacCGAATTTTACCATTTGCTTACCAAGGATTACTATTATGGCTTACCGTATCAGGTCCAATAAGAGAATCAACATAAAAAGTATCAGGGTAAGATGAATTTTTCACATTTGTTGATGCCCACATCAATCTTTGCTTCTTGGCACCTCTCTTCTCCAGGGATTTCCATCTTGGACCAGAAAATGTTTTCTGGTAAATCTGGTAAGCTAACACTGCTTGAGCAACCGCACCCTGAAACAATCATTACAACAGTTTCAGACAagtaaaaaaatacatgttGGCGCAAGCATAAAGTGGCTCAAGCCCTcgcattataaaaaaaaatatcatttttctataagaaattataattatgataaCTAAAATACATGAAATAGTCTCATAAGTACAACTCAGATGTTAAAAAAATGCAGAGACATTTGATATGTTGGAGCGCAGGCTCAGACCTATAATACCAAGTTAGACCTACACATATGTGTTGAATCAGTCTTGGAAAGCCTCTTAGTCAACATATTTTCAATCAACAATTTATTTTGTAACTTGATcaaattggttttaaaatatgAGCTGTTGGATTAAATCTTCATCCATAAACCGAGATCTATTGACTGCACCAAATCCAAAATTGTCCAACacaatcaaaaacaaaaaccacAAAAATTGAGGAGAAAAAAATGCTTCACACCTTTCCTGTGAGATCAAGAGCCTCAACAGTACCAATCTGTTCAAGTTTCTTGTCAATTGTAGTATCCACTCTACTAATATAAAATGCTGCTGCACTTCTAACCTTAGATAAATCATTCATACTACAAGCTTCAAGACCATCCAAATAAGCATTAATTACTTCTTCATATCTAGGGAGAGAGAATATGAGCTGTTcaaaaatacacataaaaactataaGCATATATTGCTACTGCATCCTATAAGAATCAAATTTTGTGAcatcaaaatataaaacttaCAGTGACATTTACACTTATCCCTAGAGATATAACTTCCTTTATTGAAGGAATGGATTCATCAGTTGCAGGAAGTTTAATAAAAACATTTGGACATCCAACCATTTTGTGAAGCCATATGGCTGCATCAATTGTTCCTTTGGTATCATTTGCAAGCTTGGGAGAAACTGCTATAGATACATGTCCATCTAAACTATCTTTTTCATTGTATATTGGATCCAAGAGTTTGCATGTATCATGTATGTCCTTCACAACCAATTCCCAGTAGGCATTTTCTATGCCTTTCCCTGCATCTACCAACTCCCTGCTTAACCGTCAATCAAATTCGTATCATTTTACATTAGATTTGATTTCTCCAAAGTAAACGGCTTAATTTAGAATGTTAAGCGAGTAATATTAGCTATTAATGAATAAATCTTAAGAAAGTGAATAACACTTCCACATGATGATGATTATTAGTAGCATATAGTAATAGAAGCAAAAAAATTACCTCAACTGCTGATTGTAAGCACTTGATGATGATATAGCTTTTTCAAATATCTGTAGTGAAATAAAGGCCAATAAATataacaatgttgttttgtagAGAAAGTAGATATAGGTAAAGGAAAAATGAAGAGAATACCGCAGGGTTGGTAGTAACACCTCTGATTCCAGAATCAATGAATGGAATCAAATCTGAAATGGGTCGACAGAGATTGTCATAGTAAGGACTCTGTCTATGCTTCTCATAAAGATCTTTCAGAATACTACTTCTCATTGTCACCGTGTTATTACTATCATTCATTTTTGCATATAAACACTTGAAGCTGTGGATTCAAAATTGCaagtacaaaaacaaaaataagagtTAACAAGTGTTTATTATATACTGTTCAACTCTTTTTATAGTTGAAAAATGTggcaactaactaactaaccttAAGGGTTTATAATAATATTGCAACAAACTTGGTCTACTGTGGAACTTGAAATACACTGCTTTGTTCTTGATAGGTATTTGTGTAACACAAGCCATGCCAATGGAGACACAATTCTAAATAAAAAGACAATAATTTGGTCGGATTCAAAATTGGTCttcaatgaaaaataatttgtagGGANNNNNNNNNNNNNNNNNNNNNNNNNNNNNNNNNNNNN
It includes:
- the LOC101501711 gene encoding uncharacterized protein; the protein is MACVTQIPIKNKAVYFKFHSRPSLLQYYYKPLSFKCLYAKMNDSNNTVTMRSSILKDLYEKHRQSPYYDNLCRPISDLIPFIDSGIRGVTTNPAIFEKAISSSSAYNQQLRELVDAGKGIENAYWELVVKDIHDTCKLLDPIYNEKDSLDGHVSIAVSPKLANDTKGTIDAAIWLHKMVGCPNVFIKLPATDESIPSIKEVISLGISVNVTLIFSLPRYEEVINAYLDGLEACSMNDLSKVRSAAAFYISRVDTTIDKKLEQIGTVEALDLTGKGAVAQAVLAYQIYQKTFSGPRWKSLEKRGAKKQRLMWASTNVKNSSYPDTFYVDSLIGPDTISTLPEHALKAFMDHGIVSRTIDSKVSEAEHIYNAIEKLGVDWSYVGSQLQHEVLDSFTKSYDNVLQCLQNKANAL